The following are encoded together in the Anopheles nili chromosome 3, idAnoNiliSN_F5_01, whole genome shotgun sequence genome:
- the LOC128723365 gene encoding barrier-to-autointegration factor yields MSSTSQKHRNFVAEPMGEKPVTDLAGVGDVLGKRLEAAGFDRAYTVLGQYLILKKDAELFKEWMKDTCAANSKQAADCYQCLSDWCDEFL; encoded by the coding sequence ATGTCGAGTACATCGCAGAAACACAGAAACTTCGTCGCGGAACCGATGGGAGAAAAGCCCGTCACAGACCTAGCGGGCGTGGGCGACGTGCTGGGGAAACGACTCGAAGCAGCTGGCTTCGACCGAGCGTACACGGTCCTTGGCCAGTATCTGATTTTGAAAAAGGACGCCGAGTTGTTCAAGGAGTGGATGAAGGACACCTGTGCAGCGAACTCGAAGCAGGCCGCTGATTGTTACCAATGCCTGAGCGATTGGTGCGACGAATTCCTGTAA
- the LOC128722544 gene encoding neurogenic locus notch homolog protein 1-like, whose amino-acid sequence MPTSTFVLVVIISCTLVARDVLATTKKKDGSVKRMILLDRTPVLPDRVRLLAECADGDRNCTHTCPESYTLDARKQTCRPKRQDGRQCPPGYVLRAGAGGAGGCVLDQEDIQCPPGSTREGNRCVVRSFSCPSGYTRRGQNCLKEDICQPGYRWESGLCFPSSARRFCPAGFVEQRGGNCAPAACSDCCDCRDEVAGAVCPAGYASQWGRCVKLLQASPDLRIQSVMYRLPVECPAGASFNEGQCEEWAAVGRPVCRAGHLYNGSCVEVAKCNRGTLNHVCSCELEQHVTGSCTVGKLNEGVCVLARVHCRAPFRLLGGVCVRESKIRPTCPDGGVPFQQGYCALEVPRCGRGFSLDSNGLCRKEAVCAFECGPYQQRNKWCGFPATCPEGYTLGESGHCVRETIRPAHTCPEGTVERGERGCVSLTPICRSNFRYDPAVDQCTRCEERPLECARGNLTGGQCVWSEPACPGEYSWKDSMCVWTGTRRAFQCRRGYEEGELCVHGELACPAGYELLGESCVTREDVQCPEGSYPLDGRCTIAKECPEHFQAGPQGTCLRENRRLDETMPPTCPGGFAYEGEVCVRRSVVEPLITRKEPRCPEGYDTRDGCVRTIRTFAVCPPRTIFTDRSDRCYCEVDLTCPTGYERAGSDCQFRAAGYTSLVNFLNPCYGAFCEAGAYCIAACSFPPCPFEPCSTTSLGATFGATRRCLTPGAGPEDDCPPQAVIGLVCPPGYERVNSSCLAYYDKVCPEGYELDADECTRAVRLEPICPPGYRADGGSSCVQVSCPNGYKLMELGGSGEVCEKRELRSPKACPPGWDFFQGTCHRRASCRNGTIEGPYCVEREYARPTCPEGFQQREDDCATDGSCRGTGATLIDGTCIRIATPLPCPEGTYRQGKHCVYPDAPECDEVPFVATNCTSEVDSGGQCRHRTSPTCPKGYRRRDDRCIACQLEKLNCPPNMALREQTCVAERLTCPEGHFLRDGHCVMLHVVKPRCSSSEYTLCQGFCIVAYTHECKGIEYGLPTCGRGFQHRGRCVEPGRCTDAEHALINGECHVRVFSDPSCHGKGSRVGERCINGTPQCPPNYALVAGQCYSRHIENAHCPASGSCADSFCQLEPPRCSAPAAMFDGTACRQLTTAKPVCPVGTSPDRLDASLCQLKSEKAVYNCPPEYHYQNGVCLKKLYKNASCPVGYNLRGGACVKRVCSRMSSGSVCVDASSVVTSSGAISCTQCLNDTTSSAGPWGASTASESVDLCCSVYSPRICRGTGECYHEREHLCGSFCLTENDRIYLTVSRTMYVGTRLYVAPRQKSDDDDYYNGNGENDEDGADSEDCQQCVMGPVNCPKRCNTYECESDDGMECNYQDAATFCAQYKGVKLCTYLLHRG is encoded by the coding sequence ATGCCAACCTCGACGtttgtgctggtggtgatAATTTCCTGTACGTTGGTGGCTCGAGATGTCCTTGCgacgacaaaaaagaaagacggCTCCGTAAAGCGCATGATCCTGCTCGATCGAACGCCTGTCCTCCCAGATCGAGTGCGTTTGCTAGCGGAGTGTGCTGATGGAGATCGTAACTGTACGCACACCTGCCCGGAAAGCTACACCCTTGATGCCCGCAAGCAAACCTGCCGACCGAAGCGCCAAGATGGCCGCCAATGTCCTCCGGGGTACGTGCTACGGGCCGGTGCCGGCGGTGCTGGTGGTTGCGTGCTGGACCAGGAAGACATCCAATGTCCTCCCGGGAGTACCCGCGAAGGCAACCGGTGTGTGGTGCGTAGTTTCTCCTGTCCTTCAGGGTACACCCGGCGGGGTCAGAACTGCCTTAAAGAGGACATCTGCCAACCGGGGTATCGGTGGGAGAGCGGATTATGCTTCCCGAGCTCCGCTCGTCGCTTCTGTCCAGCTGGGTTTGTCGAACAGCGTGGAGGAAACTGTGCACCGGCGGCCTGTTCGGATTGTTGTGACTGTCGGGATGAAGTCGCCGGAGCCGTGTGTCCTGCCGGGTACGCCAGTCAGTGGGGTCGATGCGTGAAGCTTTTGCAGGCTTCTCCGGATCTTCGCATCCAATCGGTGATGTACCGACTCCCAGTGGAATGTCCTGCAGGTGCCAGCTTCAACGAGGGACAGTGTGAGGAATGGGCCGCTGTAGGTCGACCCGTCTGTCGAGCCGGCCATCTTTACAACGGATCCTGCGTCGAAGTGGCCAAGTGCAACCGAGGCACACTGAACCACGTGTGCTCGTGCGAACTGGAACAACACGTGACCGGATCGTGCACTGTTGGCAAGCTAAACGAGGGCgtgtgtgtccttgcgagagTCCACTGTCGAGCACCGTTTCGCCTGcttggtggtgtgtgtgtgcgtgagtccAAAATTCGTCCCACCTGTCCCGATGGTGGTGTGCCGTTTCAACAAGGATACTGTGCCCTTGAGGTGCCTCGATGCGGTCGAGGATTCTCCCTCGATAGCAACGGTCTCTGCCGGAAGGAGGCGGTTTGTGCGTTCGAATGTGGTCCTTACCAGCAGCGAAACAAATGGTGTGGTTTCCCGGCGACTTGCCCGGAAGGATACACCCTCGGTGAGTCGGGACACTGCGTGCgggaaacgatccgaccagcACACACTTGCCCCGAGGGAACAGTCGAACGTGGGGAGCGTGGATGCGTCAGTTTAACACCGATCTGTCGGTCGAACTTCCGGTACGATCCTGCCGTAGATCAGTGCACCCGATGCGAGGAACGACCGCTAGAGTGCGCTCGAGGCAACCTAACTGGAGGGCAGTGTGTGTGGAGCGAACCAGCTTGTCCCGGGGAGTACTCGTGGAAGGacagcatgtgtgtgtggacggGCACTCGTCGAGCGTTCCAATGTCGGCGAGGATACGAGGAAGGCGAGCTGTGTGTACACGGGGAACTGGCCTGTCCGGCGGGATACGAGCTGTTGGGAGAGAGCTGTGTCACTCGGGAGGATGTCCAGTGTCCGGAAGGATCTTACCCACTAGACGGACGTTGCACGATCGCTAAGGAGTGTCCGGAGCACTTCCAGGCAGGACCACAAGGAACGTGTTTGCGTGAGAATCGGCGACTCGACGAAACCATGCCACCAACCTGCCCGGGTGGGTTCGCTTACGAAGGtgaagtgtgtgtgcgtcgatcCGTGGTCGAACCGTTAATCACCCGCAAGGAACCACGATGTCCTGAAGGATACGACACGCGAGATGGGTGTGTGCGTACGATCCGCACATTCGCCGTATGTCCACCAAGGACGATCTTCACGGATCGAAGTGACAGGTGCTACTGCGAGGTGGACCTAACCTGTCCAACCGGTTACGAACGGGCTGGATCGGACTGTCAGTTCCGTGCGGCCGGTTATACGTCACTCGTGAACTTCCTGAATCCTTGCTATGGCGCGTTCTGCGAGGCTGGAGCGTACTGTATTGCCGCTTGCTCGTTCCCACCGTGTCCTTTCGAGCCCTGCTCGACGACTTCGCTTGGGGCGACGTTTGGAGCTACTCGACGTTGTCTCACGCCTGGTGCCGGACCCGAGGACGATTGTCCTCCGCAGGCGGTGATTGGGCTCGTGTGTCCTCCAGGCTATGAACGCGTGAATAGCTCCTGTCTCGCGTACTACGACAAGGTGTGTCCTGAGGGCTACGAGCTGGATGCAGACGAGTGCACGCGTGCCGTGCGCCTCGAACCGATCTGTCCTCCAGGCTACCGCGCGGATGGTGGTTCGTCCTGCGTGCAAGTGTCTTGTCCGAACGGGTACAAACTGATGGAACTGGGCGGATCGGGAGAAGTGTGTGAAAAACGCGAGCTTCGCTCACCGAAAGCATGCCCTCCCGGGTGGGACTTCTTCCAGGGAACGTGCCATCGGAGAGCGTCTTGTCGTAACGGCACAATCGAGGGTCCGTACTGCGTGGAGCGGGAATACGCACGTCCTACCTGTCCCGAGGGTTTCCAGCAGCGTGAAGACGATTGTGCCACGGATGGATCCTGCCGTGGAACCGGAGCTACACTCATCGATGGCACGTGTATCCGTATTGCGACTCCACTGCCCTGTCCGGAGGGAACGTACCGTCAAGGGAAGCATTGCGTGTACCCGGATGCCCCCGAGTGTGATGAGGTACCATTTGTGGCCACCAACTGCACATCAGAGGTAGACTCCGGTGGTCAATGCCGCCACAGGACATCTCCAACCTGCCCGAAAGGTTACCGACGTCGGGACGATCGGTGCATCGCGTGTCAGCTCGAGAAACTAAACTGTCCGCCAAACATGGCACTCCGTGAGCAAACGTGTGTCGCAGAACGACTCACCTGCCCGGAAGGACACTTCCTGCGAGATGGACATTGTGTGATGCTGCACGTGGTCAAGCCACGGTGTTCCTCCAGCGAGTACACCCTATGTCAAGGGTTCTGCATCGTGGCGTACACACACGAGTGCAAAGGCATCGAATACGGGTTGCCAACGTGTGGGCGCGGATTCCAACACCGTGGTCGATGCGTGGAACCAGGAAGATGTACAGATGCTGAACACGCGCTCATTAACGGCGAGTGCCACGTGCGCGTCTTCTCTGATCCCTCGTGTCACGGCAAAGGTTCGCGAGTGGGCGAACGGTGCATTAATGGGACTCCTCAGTGTCCACCGAACTACGCCCTCGTTGCAGGACAATGCTACAGCCGTCATATCGAGAATGCTCACTGTCCGGCATCCGGATCCTGCGCCGATAGCTTCTGTCAACTTGAGCCACCACGTTGTAGCGCCCCAGCGGCCATGTTTGATGGAACCGCGTGTCGGCAGCTAACGACCGCGAAACCGGTGTGTCCTGTCGGTACCAGCCCTGACCGGTTGGATGCGAGCTTGTGCCAACTTAAGTCGGAAAAGGCCGTTTACAATTGCCCTCCGGAGTATCACTACCAGAATGGGGTTTGTTTGAAGAAGCTGTACAAGAACGCATCCTGTCCGGTGGGTTACAACCTGCGTGGTGGGGCTTGTGTCAAGCGTGTTTGCTCACGCATGTCCTCGGGATCCGTGTGCGTGGATGCGTCATCTGTGGTCACTTCCAGTGGAGCAATCTCATGTACACAGTGTCTCAACGACACTACTAGCTCTGCCGGACCGTGGGGCGCTAGTACAGCTTCGGAATCCGTCGATCTATGCTGTTCGGTGTACTCCCCGCGGATCTGCCGTGGCACAGGAGAGTGCTATCATGAGAGGGAGCATCTTTGCGGCTCCTTCTGTCTCACCGAAAACGACAGGATCTATCTGACGGTGTCACGCACGATGTACGTTGGCACGCGATTGTACGTGGCTCCACGCCAGAAATCCGACGACGATGATTACTACAACGGGAATGGAGAAAATGACGAAGATGGTGCGGACTCGGAGGACTGCCAGCAATGCGTCATGGGACCGGTGAATTGTCCGAAACGATGCAACACGTACGAATGTGAATCTGACGATGGTATGGAGTGCAATTACCAGGATGCAGCCACGTTCTGCGCTCAATATAAGGGTGTGAAACTTTGCACATACCTGCTTCATCGAGGGTAG